One window from the genome of Xenorhabdus bovienii SS-2004 encodes:
- the frdA gene encoding fumarate reductase (quinol) flavoprotein subunit, whose amino-acid sequence MQTFNADLAIIGAGGAGLRAAIAAAEANPQLKIALISKVYPMRSHTVAAEGGSAAVTQSHDSYDFHFNDTVSGGDWLCEQDVVEYFVKHCPTEMIQLEQWGCPWSRKEDGSVNVRRFGGMKIERTWFAADKTGFHMLHTLFQTSLKYPQIQRFDEHFVLDILVDEGQVRGLVALNMMEGTKVQIRANAVIMATGGAGRVYRYNTNGGIVTGDGMGMAFRHGIPLRDMEFVQYHPTGLPGSGILMTEGCRGEGGILVNKDGYRYLQDYGMGPETPLGQPENKYMELGPRDKVSQAFWHEWQAGRTIATPRGDVVHLDLRHLGEKKLLERLPFICELAKAYVGVDPVKEPIPVRPTAHYTMGGIETNPQCETRIKGLFAIGECASVGLHGANRLGSNSLAELVVFGRLAGEEAVRHIQQTTPANENALDAQARDIENKLNKLLNQKGIESWAKIRDELGISMEEGCGIYRTPELMQKTMDKITELKERFRHIEITDRSSVFNTDLLYTIELGFGLDVAECMAHSAMNRKESRGAHQRLDAGCTERDDENFLKHTLAFYNPEGAPRLEYSDVKITISKPAKRVYGGEAAAQDKQQKEQANG is encoded by the coding sequence GTGCAAACCTTCAATGCCGATCTAGCCATTATCGGAGCCGGTGGCGCAGGCTTACGGGCAGCCATCGCTGCCGCTGAAGCCAATCCCCAACTCAAGATTGCCCTGATCTCAAAAGTTTATCCCATGCGCAGCCACACCGTGGCCGCAGAAGGCGGATCAGCCGCCGTCACTCAATCTCATGACTCCTATGACTTTCACTTCAATGACACCGTGTCGGGTGGCGACTGGTTATGTGAACAAGATGTGGTTGAGTATTTCGTCAAACACTGCCCGACAGAAATGATCCAACTGGAGCAATGGGGTTGTCCCTGGAGCCGTAAGGAAGACGGTTCCGTGAACGTGCGTCGTTTCGGCGGCATGAAAATCGAACGGACATGGTTTGCCGCAGATAAAACCGGCTTTCATATGCTCCATACGCTGTTCCAGACTTCCCTGAAATACCCGCAAATACAACGCTTCGATGAGCACTTTGTGCTCGATATTCTGGTAGATGAAGGGCAGGTGCGCGGTTTGGTTGCACTGAATATGATGGAAGGAACGAAAGTTCAGATCCGCGCCAATGCGGTCATTATGGCAACGGGCGGGGCAGGACGCGTGTACCGTTATAATACCAATGGCGGCATTGTCACGGGAGATGGCATGGGAATGGCATTCCGCCACGGCATACCACTGCGTGATATGGAGTTTGTACAATATCACCCAACCGGCCTGCCGGGTTCTGGTATTTTGATGACAGAAGGCTGCCGTGGTGAAGGTGGCATTCTGGTGAACAAAGATGGCTACCGCTATCTACAGGATTATGGGATGGGGCCAGAGACGCCCCTTGGTCAACCCGAAAACAAATATATGGAACTGGGGCCAAGAGACAAAGTTTCTCAGGCTTTCTGGCATGAATGGCAGGCAGGCCGTACTATCGCGACGCCGCGTGGTGATGTGGTTCATCTGGATCTGCGCCATTTAGGTGAGAAAAAACTGCTCGAACGCTTGCCATTCATCTGTGAGTTGGCAAAAGCCTATGTCGGTGTTGATCCGGTTAAAGAACCAATTCCTGTTCGCCCAACGGCACATTACACCATGGGTGGAATCGAAACTAACCCGCAGTGTGAAACCCGTATCAAAGGACTGTTTGCTATTGGCGAATGCGCTTCCGTCGGCCTGCATGGGGCAAACCGCCTCGGTTCCAATTCATTGGCAGAACTGGTGGTATTTGGCCGTTTGGCAGGTGAAGAAGCCGTCAGACATATTCAGCAAACCACACCTGCCAATGAAAACGCGCTGGATGCACAAGCCCGTGATATCGAAAATAAACTCAATAAGCTGCTGAATCAGAAAGGTATTGAAAGCTGGGCGAAAATCCGTGATGAACTGGGTATTTCAATGGAAGAAGGCTGTGGGATTTACCGTACTCCAGAGCTGATGCAGAAAACCATGGATAAAATTACGGAATTGAAGGAACGCTTCAGGCATATCGAAATCACTGACCGTTCCAGTGTGTTCAATACTGATCTGCTCTACACAATTGAACTGGGCTTTGGTCTGGATGTCGCTGAATGTATGGCGCATTCTGCCATGAACCGCAAAGAGTCCCGTGGAGCCCACCAGCGCCTTGATGCAGGTTGTACAGAGCGTGATGATGAGAATTTCTTGAAACATACGCTGGCGTTCTATAACCCAGAAGGTGCACCACGTTTGGAGTACAGTGATGTGAAAATCACCATATCTAAACCCGCGAAGCGGGTCTATGGTGGTGAAGCCGCAGCACAAGATAAACAACAGAAGGAGCAGGCGAATGGCTGA
- the tusA gene encoding sulfurtransferase TusA gives MSNVFANPDKTLDTQGLRCPEPVMMIRKIVRHMDAGQTLLIIADDPATTRDIPGFCRFMEHALIAQETGQTPYRYLIKKNENVA, from the coding sequence ATGTCCAATGTTTTTGCTAACCCTGACAAAACGCTTGATACGCAGGGGTTACGCTGTCCTGAGCCAGTGATGATGATACGTAAGATCGTTCGCCATATGGATGCTGGCCAGACACTATTGATCATTGCTGATGATCCGGCGACGACCCGTGATATTCCGGGTTTTTGCCGTTTTATGGAGCACGCCTTGATTGCTCAGGAGACAGGGCAAACTCCTTATCGGTATTTGATCAAAAAAAACGAAAATGTAGCTTAG
- a CDS encoding MbtH family NRPS accessory protein, with the protein MNWIVVVNSRKKYSVWPEAYVLPVGWVAVGMTGSKEECLNHIAGIWPKPTN; encoded by the coding sequence ATGAATTGGATAGTCGTCGTGAACAGCAGAAAAAAGTATTCGGTCTGGCCTGAGGCCTATGTGCTTCCAGTCGGATGGGTGGCCGTCGGGATGACAGGTTCTAAAGAAGAATGCCTCAATCATATTGCCGGTATTTGGCCGAAGCCAACAAACTAG
- the glpT gene encoding glycerol-3-phosphate transporter codes for MLSIFRPAPHKARLPAQEIDPLYRRFRWQIFMGIFFGYAAYYLVRKNFGLAMPHLAEQGFSKGDLGFALSGISIAYGISKFIMGSVSDRSNPRIFLPAGLILAAAVMLFMGFVPWATSSIAVMFVLLFLCGWFQGMGWPPCGRTMVHWWSQKERGGIVSIWNCAHNVGGGLPPLLFMLGMAWFQDWKAAFYMPAFAAILVAIIVFSLMRDTPQSCGLPPIEEYKNDYPPDYTDKNEKELTAKEIFLQYILPNKLLWMIAIANVFVYLLRYGILDWSPTYLKEVKHFAMDKSSWAYFLYEYAGIPGTLLCGWMSDKVFRGNRGATGVFFMTLVTIATIVFWLNPAGNPNIDMICMLVIGFLIYGPVMLIGLHALELAPKKAAGTAAGFTGLFGYLGGSVAASIIVGYTVDFFGWDGGFMVMIGGSALSVVLLLFVMLSENKHKQEIARIASQ; via the coding sequence ATGTTAAGTATTTTTAGACCGGCACCCCACAAAGCCCGGCTGCCCGCGCAAGAAATAGATCCACTCTACCGTCGCTTTCGCTGGCAAATTTTCATGGGGATCTTCTTTGGGTATGCGGCTTACTATTTAGTAAGGAAAAACTTTGGATTGGCAATGCCTCACCTAGCGGAACAAGGTTTTTCCAAAGGTGATCTTGGCTTCGCTTTGTCAGGGATTTCGATTGCATACGGTATCTCAAAATTTATCATGGGTTCCGTTTCTGATCGTTCCAATCCACGTATTTTCTTACCTGCCGGCTTGATACTCGCCGCAGCAGTGATGCTGTTTATGGGTTTCGTGCCGTGGGCAACTTCCAGCATTGCCGTCATGTTTGTTCTGCTATTTCTGTGTGGCTGGTTTCAGGGCATGGGTTGGCCTCCCTGCGGCCGTACTATGGTTCATTGGTGGTCACAGAAAGAGCGTGGTGGGATCGTTTCTATCTGGAACTGTGCACATAACGTTGGTGGCGGCTTGCCTCCGTTACTGTTCATGCTGGGTATGGCGTGGTTCCAGGACTGGAAAGCCGCATTTTATATGCCTGCATTTGCCGCCATCCTTGTCGCAATTATCGTATTTTCCTTGATGCGCGATACTCCACAATCCTGTGGTTTACCGCCGATAGAAGAGTATAAAAACGATTATCCGCCTGACTATACGGACAAAAATGAAAAGGAATTGACTGCAAAAGAGATTTTTTTGCAATACATTCTGCCTAACAAATTGCTGTGGATGATCGCAATTGCCAACGTATTCGTTTATCTGCTGCGCTACGGTATCCTCGACTGGTCACCAACCTACCTGAAAGAAGTAAAGCACTTTGCTATGGATAAATCGTCCTGGGCTTACTTCCTCTACGAATATGCGGGTATTCCCGGTACGCTGCTATGTGGATGGATGTCTGACAAAGTGTTCAGAGGCAACCGTGGTGCCACCGGCGTATTCTTTATGACACTGGTGACTATCGCCACCATCGTATTCTGGTTGAACCCGGCGGGTAACCCAAATATTGATATGATCTGTATGCTGGTTATCGGCTTCCTGATTTACGGACCAGTGATGCTGATTGGCCTGCACGCTCTTGAACTGGCACCGAAAAAAGCGGCGGGAACAGCGGCAGGCTTTACCGGTTTGTTTGGCTACCTCGGTGGTTCGGTTGCGGCCAGTATCATTGTCGGTTATACCGTTGACTTCTTCGGTTGGGACGGCGGATTTATGGTCATGATCGGCGGCAGTGCCCTGTCCGTCGTTCTACTGTTGTTTGTCATGTTAAGCGAGAATAAACATAAGCAGGAAATCGCTCGTATAGCTAGCCAGTAA
- a CDS encoding glycerol dehydrogenase, whose product MLKVIQSPSKYIQGPGALSHIGQYTKILADHVFVIADNFVMSLIGDAVSKSLEAHAVTSHFEIFNGECSRGEIKRLSDISASHQCQAVIGIGGGKTLDTAKAIAHACRLPVIISPTIASTDAPTSALSVLYTELGEFDGYLLYPQNPNIVLMDTRIIAKAPVRLLVAGMGDALATYFEARANSAAHKPTMAGGATSNTGLALAKLCYDTLLAEGYKAKLAVEAGVSTPAVENIIEANTYLSGIGFESAGLAAAHAIHNGFTVLEECHHLYHGEKVAFGTLAQLMLENSPNEELETVLDFCVQVGLPVTLEQLGLRDSEKLHQKIMEVAKASCAEGETIHNMPFKVTPEQVYAAIMAADRMGMDWLY is encoded by the coding sequence ATGCTGAAAGTGATCCAGTCTCCATCCAAATATATCCAAGGGCCAGGTGCGTTATCTCACATCGGCCAATACACCAAAATACTTGCTGATCACGTTTTTGTGATTGCCGATAATTTCGTAATGAGCCTCATTGGAGATGCCGTTAGCAAAAGTCTGGAAGCACACGCAGTCACCAGCCATTTTGAGATCTTCAACGGTGAATGTAGCCGTGGCGAAATCAAACGCCTGTCAGACATTTCAGCGAGTCACCAATGTCAGGCCGTAATTGGGATCGGGGGCGGCAAGACTCTTGATACCGCCAAAGCTATAGCGCATGCATGCAGGCTACCTGTAATAATTTCCCCTACCATCGCTTCCACAGATGCCCCAACCAGTGCCCTTTCCGTTCTGTATACCGAGCTGGGTGAATTTGATGGCTACCTGCTGTATCCACAAAACCCTAATATCGTACTGATGGACACCCGTATTATTGCCAAAGCACCGGTTCGTCTGCTTGTGGCAGGAATGGGAGATGCGCTTGCCACCTATTTTGAAGCCCGGGCAAATAGCGCTGCTCATAAACCAACAATGGCGGGGGGTGCAACATCCAATACTGGGCTGGCTCTGGCCAAACTGTGTTACGACACCTTACTGGCAGAAGGTTATAAGGCAAAACTCGCGGTGGAAGCGGGTGTCAGTACTCCGGCAGTGGAAAATATCATTGAGGCGAATACTTATCTCAGTGGTATCGGTTTTGAAAGTGCAGGACTTGCCGCTGCCCACGCCATTCACAATGGCTTCACCGTGCTGGAGGAATGTCATCATCTCTATCACGGAGAAAAAGTGGCGTTCGGCACACTGGCACAATTGATGCTGGAAAACAGCCCGAATGAAGAGTTGGAAACCGTGCTCGATTTCTGTGTTCAAGTCGGTCTTCCTGTCACTCTGGAGCAACTCGGCTTGCGGGACAGTGAGAAATTGCACCAGAAAATCATGGAAGTTGCCAAGGCCAGTTGTGCCGAAGGTGAAACTATTCACAATATGCCGTTTAAAGTCACCCCAGAACAGGTCTATGCAGCAATAATGGCCGCAGATCGCATGGGCATGGATTGGCTGTATTAA
- a CDS encoding amino acid adenylation domain-containing protein, producing the protein MNTHTHKAILHTAFTEQTFSPDDNINSSNISHRIAALEPWFDNVPSRLAKLAKTIPNDIAVSDPYETLVFGELQQRVENAANILHQYGVKMGSNVAIAAERGIPWFVTMLAVWRIGAVYIPLNTMMPEKRLNDILASLSESVLVSDDTVSAGLKASTLIPLHALLNNTREIINDEITENIDMPALGDHPAYVMFTSGSTGLPKAVQVQHDNLAACLCAFGKLLSVNQHDCMLTLTTFSFDISLMELLLTVVHGGSIYITSIDTQRDAMALSQILSDPQFTFAQATPVTWLMALNAGWKPRSELSMLCGGEALSQDLADQLTASGGTLWNLYGPTETTIWSTAFRMRKGDKVQLGGPIPGTTITIVDKYLRPVPKGTVGEILIGGLGVTAGYRNNPTETAKRYVPDMTQRGKRAYLTGDMARMLEDGSLIYMGRQDDQVKVRGYRIELGEIETALRKQNGVQDAIIRVIGSGDLAKIQAFVLFDPNRVVSEDWVHETQISLREVLHEAWIPAEYYRIPYIPLTSSGKRDRKRLDEVAERLNASYDVVLPQTETEKQVYAIWRDLLATDVLGVTDNFFQVGGHSILVARMVERIEKAFSLRIPISGIYVEPTVARISSILDEMIEAYQANPANAGGVYHSEALIQQHAETLRKDVYLKESVCPDGLPHANWYQPDTVLLTGATGYLGLHLLEQLLKQTAARIICLCRDSDEEHARDRIKAGFDKYQIDVVNGLERVDVIIGDLGQPRFGLLPETWAQLAENVDVIYHNGALVNFIYPYSALKSINVDGTRTALEFACTARLKHFHYVSSVNALFATESPRPFMEDDRTMSESVRDPSGYSGSKWVSEGIINIARKRGVPVSIYRPGLILGHTLTGAAQGNDYLVASLKGYLAMGFYPEHGLLLDIVPVDYVAASLVHISSQPESDGKFFNLFNPVQVSIRQFFDWVQEFGYVLNPIPFNEGKEKILALDDTHPLYPLIPLIRDMTEKPYRALDPAYVHEIHPELELKQTLALLANTDIKCPVITAGYVHQVLQYLIDTGFLPAALPENFKPEAYLGTANRKRSHELDSRREQQKKVFGLA; encoded by the coding sequence ATGAATACACACACACACAAGGCAATATTACACACAGCATTCACTGAGCAAACATTTTCACCCGATGACAATATTAACAGTAGTAATATCAGTCATAGGATAGCAGCACTTGAACCATGGTTTGATAACGTGCCATCTCGCTTGGCAAAACTGGCGAAAACGATACCGAATGACATTGCGGTTTCTGATCCCTATGAAACCCTGGTATTTGGTGAATTACAGCAGCGTGTTGAAAATGCAGCAAATATTTTGCATCAGTACGGTGTTAAAATGGGGAGCAACGTTGCTATTGCTGCCGAACGGGGAATTCCATGGTTTGTTACTATGCTGGCGGTTTGGCGAATTGGGGCGGTTTATATTCCCCTTAATACGATGATGCCAGAAAAACGTCTGAATGATATTCTCGCCAGCCTGTCGGAAAGTGTTCTCGTATCGGATGATACGGTATCTGCGGGGCTGAAGGCATCAACATTAATCCCTTTGCACGCCCTTCTGAATAATACCCGTGAAATAATTAATGATGAAATAACAGAAAACATCGATATGCCTGCATTGGGTGATCACCCGGCTTATGTGATGTTCACTTCTGGCTCTACTGGGTTGCCAAAAGCGGTACAGGTGCAGCATGACAATCTGGCTGCCTGTCTGTGTGCATTCGGCAAGTTACTGTCAGTCAATCAGCATGATTGTATGCTCACCCTGACGACCTTTTCTTTTGATATCTCATTAATGGAATTACTACTGACTGTCGTTCATGGCGGCAGTATCTACATTACATCAATCGATACTCAGCGTGATGCGATGGCGTTGTCGCAAATACTGTCTGATCCCCAATTCACCTTTGCACAAGCGACACCTGTTACTTGGTTAATGGCCTTGAATGCTGGCTGGAAACCTCGTTCAGAGTTGAGCATGCTTTGTGGGGGAGAGGCGTTGTCACAGGATTTGGCCGATCAATTAACGGCATCCGGTGGCACTTTATGGAATCTCTATGGCCCAACCGAAACCACTATCTGGTCAACAGCATTTCGCATGAGAAAAGGAGATAAGGTTCAATTGGGTGGGCCGATCCCCGGCACAACCATCACAATTGTAGACAAATACTTGCGACCGGTGCCGAAAGGAACGGTGGGTGAAATCCTTATTGGTGGGCTTGGGGTGACGGCTGGATATCGCAATAACCCGACCGAAACGGCTAAACGATATGTACCCGATATGACACAAAGAGGTAAAAGAGCGTATTTGACCGGAGATATGGCACGTATGCTTGAAGATGGCTCTCTCATTTATATGGGAAGGCAGGATGATCAGGTAAAAGTGCGTGGATATCGAATCGAGTTGGGTGAGATTGAAACCGCATTAAGAAAACAAAATGGCGTACAGGATGCGATTATTCGTGTTATCGGCAGTGGCGATCTTGCCAAAATTCAGGCGTTTGTACTGTTCGATCCCAATAGGGTTGTATCCGAAGATTGGGTACATGAAACCCAGATTTCACTCAGGGAAGTTCTGCACGAAGCCTGGATACCTGCCGAATATTATCGTATCCCTTACATCCCACTGACGAGCAGTGGCAAACGTGATAGAAAACGGTTAGACGAAGTCGCAGAACGGTTGAATGCCAGCTATGACGTTGTACTGCCTCAAACAGAAACTGAAAAACAGGTTTATGCAATTTGGCGTGACCTGCTGGCGACAGACGTATTAGGTGTCACCGATAATTTCTTTCAGGTTGGGGGGCATTCTATTTTGGTTGCCCGCATGGTGGAACGGATTGAAAAAGCCTTTTCACTCCGGATACCGATTTCAGGTATCTATGTTGAACCTACGGTTGCCAGAATCTCGTCTATTCTGGATGAAATGATAGAAGCGTATCAGGCAAATCCGGCTAATGCCGGGGGAGTCTACCACAGTGAGGCGTTAATTCAGCAACATGCAGAAACGCTCAGAAAAGATGTCTACCTGAAAGAAAGCGTGTGCCCTGATGGCCTGCCTCATGCGAACTGGTATCAGCCGGATACGGTATTGCTCACCGGCGCTACGGGATATCTTGGTCTGCATTTGCTGGAACAATTGCTGAAACAGACTGCGGCCAGAATTATCTGTTTGTGCCGTGACTCTGATGAAGAACACGCCCGAGACAGAATCAAGGCCGGGTTTGACAAGTACCAGATTGATGTTGTTAACGGACTTGAGCGCGTAGATGTCATTATCGGAGATTTGGGGCAGCCACGCTTTGGCTTGTTACCGGAAACATGGGCACAGCTCGCTGAAAACGTTGATGTGATTTATCACAACGGGGCGTTGGTTAACTTTATCTATCCTTATAGCGCACTGAAAAGCATTAATGTCGATGGAACCCGAACCGCGCTGGAATTTGCCTGCACAGCACGACTGAAACATTTCCATTATGTCTCTTCCGTGAATGCCCTGTTTGCCACAGAATCACCCCGTCCATTTATGGAAGATGATCGTACTATGAGCGAATCGGTACGGGATCCTTCTGGTTACTCAGGCAGTAAGTGGGTATCTGAAGGGATCATTAATATTGCCCGTAAGCGAGGTGTACCTGTCAGTATTTATCGTCCGGGTCTGATCCTTGGGCATACTCTCACAGGAGCCGCACAAGGCAATGATTATCTCGTTGCTTCCCTGAAAGGTTATCTGGCAATGGGCTTTTACCCTGAACATGGATTGCTGCTTGATATTGTACCGGTTGATTATGTCGCTGCATCGTTGGTTCATATCTCCAGTCAACCGGAATCCGATGGTAAATTCTTTAATTTGTTTAATCCGGTTCAAGTCTCGATCCGGCAATTTTTCGATTGGGTACAGGAGTTTGGCTATGTGCTCAACCCAATCCCCTTCAATGAGGGTAAAGAGAAGATCCTTGCACTGGATGATACTCACCCATTGTACCCATTGATCCCGTTGATTAGGGACATGACAGAGAAACCTTATCGCGCGTTAGATCCGGCTTATGTTCATGAAATTCACCCAGAACTGGAGTTGAAGCAAACGCTGGCATTATTGGCCAACACTGACATTAAATGCCCCGTCATTACGGCCGGATATGTCCATCAAGTATTGCAATATTTGATAGATACAGGTTTCTTACCCGCAGCACTGCCAGAAAACTTCAAGCCGGAGGCCTATCTTGGAACAGCTAACAGGAAACGAAGCCATGAATTGGATAGTCGTCGTGAACAGCAGAAAAAAGTATTCGGTCTGGCCTGA
- a CDS encoding 7-cyano-7-deazaguanine/7-aminomethyl-7-deazaguanine transporter, with the protein MFHLTTQQKATALIWLSLFHILIITSSNYLVQLPVSIFGFHTTWGAFTFPFIFLATDLTVRIYGAPLARKIILTVMLPALLISYFISALFFQGTWQGFGTLGTFNLFVARIAAASFMGYVLGQILDVGVFNRLRQKRRWWIAPTAAMFFGNLLDTLAFFFIAFYRSSDAFMATHWVEIALVDYAFKLFICMLFFLPAYGVLLNLILKFSFSHSTDKTLVKNH; encoded by the coding sequence ATGTTTCATTTGACCACGCAGCAGAAAGCCACGGCGTTGATCTGGCTTTCGCTTTTCCACATTTTGATCATTACTTCCAGTAACTATCTGGTGCAATTGCCTGTCTCCATTTTTGGTTTTCATACCACTTGGGGAGCATTCACATTTCCTTTTATCTTTTTGGCAACCGATCTGACTGTACGCATTTATGGTGCACCATTGGCACGTAAGATCATCCTCACGGTTATGCTGCCAGCGCTGCTGATTTCCTATTTCATTTCTGCTCTATTTTTTCAAGGAACGTGGCAGGGATTCGGGACATTAGGAACCTTTAATCTGTTTGTTGCCCGTATTGCAGCCGCGAGCTTTATGGGTTATGTCCTTGGTCAGATATTGGATGTGGGAGTTTTCAATCGCCTGCGTCAGAAACGCCGCTGGTGGATAGCACCGACTGCCGCCATGTTTTTTGGTAATTTGCTCGATACACTGGCATTTTTCTTTATCGCATTTTATCGCAGCAGCGATGCATTCATGGCGACGCACTGGGTAGAGATTGCTCTGGTGGATTACGCTTTCAAGCTGTTCATCTGTATGCTTTTCTTCCTGCCAGCTTATGGTGTCCTTTTGAATTTAATCCTGAAATTTTCTTTCTCTCATTCAACAGATAAAACTCTGGTCAAAAATCATTGA
- the epmA gene encoding elongation factor P--(R)-beta-lysine ligase → MNEVTDWQPSAPIANLLKRAKILAEIRRFFADRGVLEVETPTMGQATITDIHLVPFQTRFVGPGAADGLTLYLMTSPEYHMKRLLTAGSGSIYQMGRSFRNEEAGRHHNPEFTMLEWYRPHYDMYRLMNEVDDLLQQILECESAESLSYQQVFIRYLEIDPLTASKEKLREVAAKLDLSNIADQEEDRDTLLQLLFTMGVETHIGLEKPTFIYHFPASQASLAEISKEDHRVAERFEVYFKGMELANGFRELTDSHEQRLRFVQDNRKREAMGLPVMPIDERLLKALEHGMPECAGVALGVDRLIMLALGAERISEVIAFPAGIS, encoded by the coding sequence ATGAATGAAGTCACGGATTGGCAGCCAAGTGCCCCTATCGCCAATTTATTGAAAAGGGCGAAGATTCTTGCGGAGATACGGCGCTTTTTCGCAGATCGTGGGGTGTTGGAGGTTGAAACCCCTACCATGGGTCAGGCGACCATCACTGACATCCATCTTGTGCCTTTCCAGACACGGTTTGTCGGGCCGGGAGCGGCGGATGGTCTGACTCTGTATCTGATGACTAGCCCCGAATACCACATGAAGCGTCTTTTGACAGCAGGAAGTGGTTCCATTTATCAGATGGGTCGCAGTTTCCGTAATGAGGAAGCGGGTCGCCACCATAATCCTGAGTTCACTATGTTGGAATGGTATCGTCCACATTACGACATGTATCGCTTGATGAATGAAGTGGATGATCTGTTGCAGCAGATCTTAGAGTGCGAAAGTGCAGAATCCCTTTCTTACCAGCAGGTGTTCATTCGCTATCTGGAGATTGACCCGCTTACCGCGAGTAAAGAAAAACTGCGTGAAGTGGCAGCGAAGCTCGATCTCAGCAATATCGCTGATCAGGAAGAAGATCGGGATACCTTGTTGCAACTGCTTTTCACTATGGGTGTTGAAACGCATATCGGGCTTGAAAAACCGACATTTATTTATCACTTCCCGGCTTCACAAGCGTCTTTGGCTGAAATCAGCAAGGAAGATCACCGTGTTGCAGAGCGTTTTGAAGTCTATTTCAAAGGCATGGAACTGGCGAATGGCTTTCGTGAACTGACTGACAGCCATGAACAGCGCCTGCGTTTCGTGCAGGATAATCGTAAGCGTGAAGCGATGGGATTGCCTGTTATGCCGATTGATGAACGTCTGCTTAAAGCCCTTGAACACGGGATGCCTGAATGTGCCGGAGTCGCTTTGGGAGTGGATCGCCTGATCATGCTTGCGCTGGGTGCTGAACGGATCAGTGAAGTGATTGCCTTTCCTGCTGGGATTTCCTGA
- the glpQ gene encoding glycerophosphodiester phosphodiesterase — MQTPIKAIMAGLLLASSMSGIAHAADKIVIAHRGASGYLPEHTLPAKAMAYAQGADYLEQDLVMTQDNELIVLHDHYLDRVTDVAERFPNRARADGRYYAIDFTLPEIKSLRFTEGFDIEGGKKVQSYPGRFPMGKSDFSIHTFQEEIEFIQGMNKSTGKNIGIYPEIKAPWFHHQEGKDITAKVLEVLKQYGYTKKSDKVYLQCFDANELKRIKNELEPKMGMDLKLIQLIAYTDWKETYEQKQDGSWVNYSYDWMFKPGAMKEVAKYADGIGPDYHMLIANDSTPNNIKLTGLVQEAHASHLAVHPYTIRVDQLPKYATSGNQLFDIVFDKANVDGAFTDFPDLAVKFLEKRHEHK; from the coding sequence ATGCAAACCCCTATCAAAGCCATCATGGCAGGTCTGCTGTTAGCGTCGTCGATGTCCGGTATTGCACATGCAGCTGATAAGATTGTGATCGCCCATCGTGGAGCCAGCGGCTATCTGCCTGAGCACACACTGCCAGCCAAAGCTATGGCCTATGCACAAGGTGCTGATTATCTGGAACAAGATCTCGTTATGACCCAAGATAATGAACTCATCGTGCTGCATGATCATTATCTTGACCGCGTAACAGATGTGGCAGAGCGCTTTCCAAACCGTGCCCGTGCTGATGGCCGTTACTATGCTATTGATTTTACCTTGCCGGAAATTAAGTCCCTGAGATTTACCGAAGGTTTTGATATCGAGGGGGGTAAAAAAGTACAGAGCTATCCCGGACGTTTCCCAATGGGAAAATCAGATTTCAGCATTCATACTTTTCAGGAAGAAATTGAGTTTATTCAGGGTATGAATAAATCTACTGGCAAAAACATAGGTATCTACCCTGAAATCAAAGCCCCATGGTTCCACCACCAGGAAGGTAAAGATATCACCGCCAAGGTACTGGAAGTCCTGAAACAATACGGCTACACCAAAAAGAGCGATAAAGTTTATCTGCAATGCTTTGATGCCAATGAACTCAAACGCATCAAAAATGAGTTGGAACCGAAAATGGGCATGGATCTGAAATTGATACAGCTCATCGCTTACACCGACTGGAAAGAAACTTATGAGCAGAAACAAGATGGCTCATGGGTAAATTATAGTTATGACTGGATGTTTAAACCGGGTGCCATGAAAGAAGTGGCAAAATATGCCGATGGCATTGGCCCTGATTATCACATGCTCATCGCCAATGACTCCACACCAAACAACATTAAGCTAACGGGTTTGGTGCAAGAAGCACACGCCAGCCATCTTGCCGTTCATCCATACACTATCCGTGTCGATCAACTGCCAAAATATGCCACCAGCGGCAATCAGTTATTCGATATCGTTTTCGACAAAGCCAATGTTGATGGTGCTTTCACCGATTTCCCTGACTTAGCCGTGAAATTTCTGGAAAAACGCCACGAACATAAATAA